The genomic segment CTcagccagcaccaacacGACAAACAGCCTTCCCTTCCTCGCATGCCTGTCAGGTCTCCATTCCCAAGCCGCAAGCCAAACCCAGACCATCTCTCCGTGACAAGCCCAGGGCCCTTTGTCTCCAATCTGCTGGAGTACCACATGATACACACAAGCCTTCCGAGTCCGCGCCATTTCTGGAGGTATATCAAGATAAGCTTACCGAACAAAGACATGGCCATCAAACGACGCCGCCGCGCGCGGGGGGAAGCGTAAATGGACCGAGTCCATTCAGCACTGGCAACGCCTCTGAACTACGTTGGATTAACTGGAACGAAGACTGTCAGGCACTTCGCTGTTGCTGTGCTGCACTGTGCGGTGCTGTGCggtgctgtgctgtgtgCTATGCCATGCTGAGAACTGGTACAATCTCAGCAATCGCTTAATTCAGAGCCGCGATATATGCCCAACTGAACAATGAACAGTGTTAGAGGCCACACACTAGCCCTTCGCCTCGATCTGACACCCCGTCAATCCCGAACTGGCGTGCCCATTGATCTCCTGGCTGGTCGAATCACCCTTGTTCATCATACTAGCCTAGACGTGTCTGAGGCTCTGACACTGGACTGGCTGGTTTGGTTGCTTTCAACTTGAGGCTCAAATCAAGGAGGGGCCTCTTCCCCTGGCTCTGGGCTGTTGTCTCTGGGGAAGATTCTATTGCTCGAGCAGGTAGGTATTCTTAGTCAAAAGTGACGCGCTCTGTTTGTCGAGACCTGCCGTCGAGGTTTCGCTTGCAGCTTGGCCGTCTCGCAATCATTCGAGCCTGCTTGCTCACTCTCACATAACAACATGACAGGGATCGTCATCATCCGCCCATCAAAAATTATCACACAGACCCCTGTTGCGCTGCCCGCCTCTTTGAGTCCTGGCCcacaccagctccagcccagccccAGGTCCAATGTCCTCGCAGCCTTCACACATCACCAGGACTAGCCAGCCAACTACTCCGTTTGGATGTCCCTAGAACTGGgtcatcccatccatcccgCCCAACTCTACGAAGCAGGACTGGAGCTCTCCAGTCTCTGTTGTGCTGTTTTGCTCGCCTGCCTCGCCCACCTTCTCAGCTCCACCAGCCGACCCTCTGCGACTTGACTCCAGTCCTCGACCCTGGATATTGGCATATTGCGActtgaccagccagaccagccagacctggggaccagaccacacacTTTGGCACCTTGCGATTCCCCACTGGCCACTGCCGTCTGTTGCCCACCCAGTCCACTCTGTCCGCTCAGTCCACTCACCCGGCTTGCTCTCCCGCTTCTTTCTTCTAACCCTCTCcgtcttcttttttcctctCCCCCCTTCCAGTCTGAACATGATCACGTCTATTATTAGAAGCCTCCAACGCCAGATCCAGCCCCATCCTGCACCTTCGCCGACGTCGTTGTAAAAAAGACACTGCAAGTATTCGACCGCGCCAGGTACCGGCCATTTGACCGAACCGCAACGTCCCCTCCAACTGCTATCATTGGAGTTGCTTGGGAGTTGGAGCCGTTGCGACCATCTACCAGTTTTGGTTGTGCACCGGCAGTCTTGACACTTACCACCTCCTCCCGTCACGACAAAGTCACTATCATAATACGGCTTTAAACTCGCTGCGTCCCCAGAAAGGTCGATTATCTTGGAACCTCCTACTTCATTGATACAACTGGCTATTCCCGaactcttttttttctttcgcCAGTCCTGTTAAAGAGTCGCATTCTTGCGTCACAGTTCGGCCGTGTTTCGCGTGGTTCCCTTCCTTGGGACTCGTTTAAACGTAATAGAACTTGggcgcccttcttctctcgGTTGTCTCATATTCGCCACTTTTTTGCTTTGGACCGATCCGCTAGCATCATCTCGACATCTCCCATTGTCCTGGCCTACGAGGCAGACCAAGAACCCGCagcatcgtcctcatcgccagGCAGTACCGAGACGTGCGCACACGGAGGCACCGCGACAACCGGGCAGATCGTGCTGAATACCGACTCAGCGCAGACTGTAACTCCCTCGATCGCTTGCCTTGCAACCATAGTTTTAATTCTCGTGGCGACAATCCTCTCGACAGCGACGCCTTGCAAGCTGCACCCTCCTCGGGCGCGCGGGCGCAAATCTTTGTACCCTTCACTGCAGGCCTTGATCGCGACGCGGAAGCTATAATTTATTGAAGTCGTGCTCGCGCGCGCACAGCGTCATCATGGGTCGCAGAAAGATTGAGATTAAAGCTATCAAAGATGATCGGAACCGATCAGTGTAGGTTCAACCAGGCAGCCGCACCACCCCGGACCTCAGAGACTAATCGTGCTTTGTACAGAACCTTCCTAAAAAGAAAGGGTGGCCTATTCAAAAAGGCACACGAACTATCCGTATTATGCTCCGTCGATGTTGCCGTTTTCATCTTTGGAAACAACAAAAAGCTGTATGAGTATTCTTCGACAGACATGCGCGACCTCATCAGCAGGTACCAATTTGTAAGGCGACCCCTTCGAAGCATTTGCGATGTGATGGAGAGTTAACAAACTACCTACAGCACGGCGGCCCAAACGAACACAAGGGACCTGCAGACTTCAACGGCGGaaacgacgatgacgatgacgatgacggcgaTGGCACTCCACCACGAGGACACGAAGGACCCGAGCACCAAATGATGCCTCCCCAgttccatggccatggccaggcTCCTTTTGCTCATATTCGCCACCATACCCCTTCAGCATCACCGCCAGTACCAAATGGCGGGCCATTTCAAGCACATCCAGGACACCCAGGTCACCCAGGTCATCCTGGGCCACGGGGCAACACTCCGCAGCCTCCGATGGGATCAAGACCTGGTTCTCGAAATGACATGCGAAGAATAGGGCCAAACATGGTGCCTCAACCTCATGGCGCCCATCCTGGCATTACGTACATGCCCACCCCACCAATCTATCAAGGATCGAATCAACCCGGTATGGTGGCGCCTCAACCCGCCGGACCATATCCATATGCtccccaacatcaacaacaacaccatcatcatcaacagcagcagcagcagcaacagcaacatcaacaacagcaccagcagccgcCACCGcaaccgccaccaccacagccatATGTGGATGACCGTCGGCCGTCAGCTCCCCCTGGATACgctcctcaaccaccacctcacAGTAAtagccaacaacacccattgcctcctcaacatccaGGACCACATATTTCCCCTCCTCCACAGCCTGAACGCCGACTTCAAGAtccaccgccgcctccgcgTGTTGAACCAAAGATAGAGCCTGTGGACCGACAGCCACTGGGGTTGAATACCGACGTTGCCATCAAGAAGTTACCTCAGAGAAAGTCGCACAGTATATTCACACCCATCGAAGAGAACCGGTCCATTCTGTCACAACACCTGGCTTCGTTCACAACCGAATCCCAAGGCGTCAAAGCGGAGTCAAATCGGTCGCAATCAGTTGATGTTTCATCTCGCGGTGGTCCATCTACCTCACCACAGCTGAAACGATCAAGTACACAAAACAGCCTGGACAAGACTCGGGCAACATCGGTTTCTTCGGGTGCAGATAACACTTTTACTCCCCCGTCAAGATCTAATAGCTTGAAGATTGGCGGTCCTGGCGGTGCCTCGCGACCCAGAGGCCCTCGTCTGACTGTGCAAATCCCCGATGGCGCGTCAGAACCCGGCAGTGCTGGCGAGTCAAACTCGCCGCATAACCCAACCATCACGCCAACCCAAGCCCCTCGGCACAATTCAGTTGTTCTCCCGCCACCATCTCCGTCAGCATCCGCTCTTCTCTCTGCGGGTGCGACAGGACCGCCAAACCCGTTTGCTCGACCACCACCGCAGCACCCGCCCCCGCAGCAAAATGTGAACGGTGAGACGCCAGTGTCCGCACTGCCGTCCCGATTCCTTCAACATGAGTTGCTTCCAAGCCCCAGCAGCTTCCTCCCGGATTGGAATTTCCGTGGAAGCGATAGCAACACCCTTCCAAGTCCACTAAACTTTGCTACTCCTGTCGTTGGCACTGGGCCAAGCTTTCTAAGAGATGATAATCACGGCAGCGGGGCCAACCACAATAGCAGCAcgagcaacaacagcagccacagtACAACGTCAACTGCAGCTACTCTTGCAAGTACCACAGCAACAAGTGGCGCAACCTCAACGACTGGAGCGGCGGGAATGACGAAACGCAAGAGTCCCGAGTTTGGAGGCGGGAACCAAAatgaaggacaaggaggagctAGTGAAGCTAAGAGACTCAAGGTTGAGTACACTTGAAGCACATGATGGATTAAGAATTTCCTTGTGTTTGGGATTTACGAAACGGTAACCCACGTGCAACTGATACCCTTTTCCCTATGgacatggtgatgacttTTGTTATAATATTTGTTGAGTTTGTGAGTCTGGGATTTTGACTGGGAGATTGGCCTATATGCTGGAACACACAGTCCGATGAGActcatttttttttcttgctggAGAGATGCCTGGATTGCATTGATTCTTGGTTTCGAAAATTTTCATACTCCAGGTCCTATATGGCCTGTCTGAGGCGTATGATGGACTGGCAGTTGTTGAGATGTTATTGTACTCCATATGCGACATGTTGACTGGAAAAGGACGTGGAATGTTTACGGGGGTGTAAAATGCGTGGCCTGGCTATGTTATGGCTGTGTAGATGGGTTTTATACCGGCGTTTGTTGCGGCAGCATGATTAGACATAGTGAATGAATCGTTTGCGGAATAATGAGAATGCGAATGCCCATTCAAACTTGCCAGGCACCAGAGTGTTTTGTTCA from the Pochonia chlamydosporia 170 chromosome 6, whole genome shotgun sequence genome contains:
- a CDS encoding MADS-box MEF2 type transcription factor (similar to Metarhizium acridum CQMa 102 XP_007813993.1), with protein sequence MGRRKIEIKAIKDDRNRSVTFLKRKGGLFKKAHELSVLCSVDVAVFIFGNNKKLYEYSSTDMRDLISRYQFHGGPNEHKGPADFNGGNDDDDDDDGDGTPPRGHEGPEHQMMPPQFHGHGQAPFAHIRHHTPSASPPVPNGGPFQAHPGHPGHPGHPGPRGNTPQPPMGSRPGSRNDMRRIGPNMVPQPHGAHPGITYMPTPPIYQGSNQPGMVAPQPAGPYPYAPQHQQQHHHHQQQQQQQQQHQQQHQQPPPQPPPPQPYVDDRRPSAPPGYAPQPPPHSNSQQHPLPPQHPGPHISPPPQPERRLQDPPPPPRVEPKIEPVDRQPLGLNTDVAIKKLPQRKSHSIFTPIEENRSILSQHLASFTTESQGVKAESNRSQSVDVSSRGGPSTSPQLKRSSTQNSLDKTRATSVSSGADNTFTPPSRSNSLKIGGPGGASRPRGPRLTVQIPDGASEPGSAGESNSPHNPTITPTQAPRHNSVVLPPPSPSASALLSAGATGPPNPFARPPPQHPPPQQNVNGETPVSALPSRFLQHELLPSPSSFLPDWNFRGSDSNTLPSPLNFATPVVGTGPSFLRDDNHGSGANHNSSTSNNSSHSTTSTAATLASTTATSGATSTTGAAGMTKRKSPEFGGGNQNEGQGGASEAKRLKVEYT